Genomic segment of Candidatus Eisenbacteria bacterium:
GGCGCCCCGCGCGGCCTTCAGCCCGCGGGCCCCGGCGCCTCGCGTAACTCGCGCACCGACACGGCGCGCAGGCCCATGCGCGCGGCGGCGTCGAGGATCAGGTCCACGGCCTCGAGGGTCGGCGAACGCGAGGCGTCGCCGAAGACGCTCGCGTCGTGCAGGATCACGATCGAGCCGGCGCGCAACCGCCGCAGCGTCTCGCCGGCGATCCGCGCGGCGTCGTTGACGTGCGGATCCTCCGGATAGACGTCGCCCAGCACCGGAAAGTAGCCGAGCGACCGGACCCAGCGCGCCTGCGAGCGGCGCAGCATGCCGAAGGGCGCCCGGTAGCTGACCGCTCGTTCGCCGCAGGCGTCCTCGATCGCCCCGGCGGTCTCCTCGATCTGGCGCCGCAGCAGCGCGCGCGGCATGAGCGCGGGCGGCAGGTGGTCGCGGGCGTGCACGCCCAGCTCGTGACCGGCCTCGTGCGCGCGCCGCACGATTGCCGCGTGGCGTCTCGCGTGCGGCTCGAGCACGAAGAACGTGGCGCTCGCGCCGTGCCGCGCGAGCACGTCGAGCAGCCGGGGCGTCGCCGTGGGGCTCGGCCCGTCGTCGAAGGTGAGCGCGAAACGCCCCTCGACGTGCTCGAAGCGGCACCGGACGTCGGAGCCGAACCAGCGCGCGAGCCATGGCGAGTGGACGAGGTTCATTTCCCGGTGCTCCCTTCGCCCGCCACCGCGAGGCCGGCCTGGTAGTCCTTGCGGGCGGCATCGAGCATCCGCACGATCCGGCGCCGCTCGAGGCGCAGCCGCGCGACCAGCGGGCGGTTCGACGAGAGCAGGAACGTCAGGCGCAGGCGGTGCCGCTCGCGCCGCAGCCACCCGAACCAGCCGAGGGAGGCGAGTCCGAGCGGAATGGATGCGGCGAGAAGGGCGGCGATGGGCACGAGCCCCCAGTGCGCGCCGTGCCGCAGCGCCAGCGCGACGCCGGCGTAGGCGAGCGGAAACAGCACCACGCCGCAGACGATGCGGGCGAAAGCGACGCGCGTCGGGTCGGGCGCGAAGAGCTGCCCGATCGGCCCGCACAGCCGGTACGGCAGCCAGTTGAGCAGCGCGCCGGCGAGCGCGAAGGGCGCACCCACGAGGAACGTCGCCACCAGCCGCGGCGCGGTCGCGCGCGAGCCGCCCAGTTCGCGCACGGCCTGGTCGCGCAGGTCGAGCGCGGCGAGCTTTCGCCGGTAGGCGGTCACCTCCACCCAGATGCGGTGGAGCCGGACGGGGTCGTTGCGCCGGAAGAACTCGATGGCGTCGGCGATGCCCCGCGCGAGCGTCAGCTCCGCCGCGCCGGGAGTGGCCTCGCGCAGGTCGTCGAGGTAGAGCCGCTCGATGTCGCGCACGAGCTGCGCGAGCTCGGCCGACGGCACGTTGAGGATGAGCTTCTCGAGCGATCCCTGGATGCGGTCCGTCAGCTCGCGGACGGCGGCCGCCGGATCCCGCGCGTTCGGCTCCCGCAGGTCCGCCAGCGGGATCGGCACGCCGGCCGTCACCAGCACGTCGCTGCGGAACGCTGTGCGCTCCTCGAAATGCAGGCCGATGGGCAGCAGCACGAGGTCGCCGGCGCCCTCCGGCGCGAACTCGTAGGCGAGAGCCATGCGGGCGGCGCCGGTCTTGAGGCGCTCGACCTTGCGATCGCTGCGGCTCGTGCCCTCGGGAAAGATCAGCACCGCTCCCCCTTCGCGCAGCAGGCGGTTGCACTCCGCGAACATCTCGACGTTGCGGTGCATCTGTTCGGCCGCGTCCTCGTGACGGTAAACGGGCACCGTGCCGGCGAGGCGCAGGGCGAAACCGAGCAGCGGGTGCGCGAACAGTCCGCTGTAGGCGACGAAGTGCAGCCGCCGCGGCACCGCGGCGCCGAGCACGAGCACGTCGGTGAGCGACGCGGGATGGTTCGCGACCACCAGCAGCGGCCCGCGGGGCGGCAGGAGTTCGGCGTGCCGGAACTCGATGCGGCGGTAGTAGAGCCGCACCGCGCTTCCCAGCACTAGCCGCAGCAGCGCGTAGAAGACGCCGCCCACCGCCCGGATCGCGCGCTCCATGCCGGGGACGTTAGCGCGGACCGTTCGGACACCGCCAGCCGGGCGCACGTGCGGGGCGGCCGCCCGCCCGCGCCTGGCGCGCGCCTACGGCATCCCCTGCGCGAGCAGCGCGATCGCGACGAGCGCGAGCGCCACGCCGGCCTGCTGGAGCTTCGCGAGGCGCTCGTGCATCACGAGCCGGGCGAGCACCACGGTGCTGGCGGGCGCGAGCGAGACGAGCGTGGCCATGAGGCTCCGGGGCCCGTGCCGGGCGGCGAGCCAGTAGAGCAGGTTCGCCGTCACGTCGAACGCGCCGCAGCCGGCGATGGCCGGCCACAGCCCGCGCGGCACCCGCGCTTCGCCGCGGCGCGCGAGCAGCGCGAGCGAGAGCGCGACGGTGCCCACCGCGCGGGCGAGCGCGAGCGGCCACAGGCCGCTGCCCGCGGGGATGCGACCGATGCAGACGAGAAAGCCGCCGACGAACAGGCCGCTCGCGACCGCGGTGGCGAGCGCCGCGGGCGTCGGGAACGCGCGCGTCCCGCCGCCGCGCTCGCCAGCGCCGATCAGCGCGACCGCGAGCACGCCGAGCGCGATGCCGGTGAGCGCGGCGGGCCCGGGACGCTCGCCCGCGAGCAGCCCGAAGGCGACGGGCAGGAAGATGGCGATCATCGAGATGACGGGCGCGACGGTGCTGACCGTGCCGACCGCGAGCGCGCGGTAGAGCAGCAGCACGCCGACGCTTCCCGAAACCCCGGCCGCGACGGCCCAGCCGCCCGCCTCGGGCCGCAGCGCGCCGCCGGCGGCGAGGGCGGCGGCGAGCAGCGCGAGCAGCCCGATCGCCTGCGAGGCCGCGGTCACCGCCAGCACCGGGCCGCGGCGCGAAGCCCAGCCGCCGAGAAAATCGGCCGAGCCGTAGAGCAGCGACGAGGCGAACGCGAGCAGGAACGGCATGGCTACGCTTCGCCCGCGCCCCGCCAGAGGTCGCCCTCGCGCGCGGCGCGGCCCTCGCGCTCGAGCAGTTGCAGGTGCGCGAGCAGCGAGCGCTCGGCGAGCGGCCACAGATCGGGCGGCGTGTCGGCGTAGGCCTCGGGCAGCAGCTCGGCGATCGCACGCGGCGCCGGGCGCAGCGCGGCGCGCACTTTCGCCTCGCGGCCGCGCCGGTGCTCGATGAGCTGACGAATGCGGCGCACGGCCGCGCCCTGCGGCGAGCCGTGCGCCGGGAACAGCGTTCCGGGGTTCAGCGCCGCGAGGCGTTCGAGCGAGGCGAGGTACTGCCCCATGTCGCCGTCGGGCGGATCGATGATCACGCTGCCGGGCCCGCCCGGCACGAGGTCGCCGCAGAAGAGCGCCCGGCTCGCGGGCCGCCACAGGCTGAGCGAGTCGCGCGTGTGCCCGGGCGTCGCGAGCACGTGCAGGTCCCACGCGGGATCGCCGGGCGAGAGCCGCACGAGATCGCCGTCGGCGAGCACGGTGTCGAGCTTCACGTGCGGCGCGAGCGCGGCGTGGCCGGCGACGCGCGCGCCGAAGCGTTCGCGGCACGCCTCGACGCCGCCGGTGTGGTCGGGGTGATGGTGCGTGACAATGACGGTCGTCACGCGGCGGCCTTCGCGCTCGAGCATGCCGGCGAGGGCGAACAGCGCCTCCAGCTCGGCCGGCTCGCCGGCGCCGGGGTCCACGAGCGTCAGGTCGCGAACGCCGATCAGGTAGGCGTTCGTGTGCCGGGCGGGCGGCAGGGGTCGGGTGCGCATCGGGTGCATCACGACGCCATGCTGCATCTCGATGCGCCGCACGGGCCGGCCGGTCACCTCGGGCCCTTCGGCGAGCCGGGCGGCGAGGCCGTCCTCCCCCGCGGCGATGGCGCGCAGCGACCACAGGATGGGCGCGACGAACGTGACCTCGCCGCGCTCCCAGCGCGCGAGCGCGTCGGCGGGCCTCACCCACTCCCCTTGCGCGAGCTCGCCGGGAAGGATCTCCGGCTCCTGGCCCTCGGGCACGCGCGCCAGGTAGTAAAGGGTGTCGAAGCGCACCGGCGCGAACACCGGCGTCCGCCAGCGGCCCGCGAACTCGAGCTCGGCGGGATCGAAGCTCCAGCCGTGCTCGCGCGCGATCGCCGCGAGCGACACGCCGCCGGCCAGCAGCCGCGCGCGCGCCGCGGCCCGCGCGCCGGCGTCGGCGGCGCCGTGCACGCCGACCAGCACGCCGGTCTCCTCGAGCGTCTCGCGGATGGCGCAGGCGCGCGCGGCGCGCTCGGCCTCGTCGGCGACGCCGGGCAGCGGCAGCTCGGCGTCGGCCCCGTCCACCTTGCCGCCGATGAACGCCTGAAAGCCCGGCTGAACGGGGACGGCATCGCCGCGCCGCACCCAGAAGACCTCGAGCCCGGAGCCGCGGCCGCGCACCAGCACGATCACGGCGGCGTCGCGAAACATCGGCCTGGGTGCGGAACTCGCGGGCATGACCGCGCACCTTGGAGCGCGCGCGCGCGGCGCGCAAGTGCCGGCGGCCCGGACGCGGCCGCGAACGCGAAGGCCGCCGCGTGCGCCGCGGCGGCCCTGCGTGTTTCCCGGGGCGGCGCTCCGGCGCCGGGCGAACCGGCCCTACTTCGCGGCGCTGGTCGCCAGCACCGCGTCGGTGGCCTTCTCGACGATGCCGAGCGCTTCGTCCACCTCGGCGGCGGTGATGTCGAGCGGCGGACGGAAGCGCAGCGAGCGGTGTCCGCACGGCAGGATGATCATGCCCAGCTCGTAGGCCTTCTTCGCGACGGCGTCGCGCGTCGCGCCGTCGGGGAAGTCCACGGCGCACATCAGGCCGCGGCCGCGCGCGTTGGACAGCACGTCGGCCCTGCGCGACTGCATCGCCTCGAGGCCGGCGAGCAGGTG
This window contains:
- a CDS encoding 1-acyl-sn-glycerol-3-phosphate acyltransferase, producing MERAIRAVGGVFYALLRLVLGSAVRLYYRRIEFRHAELLPPRGPLLVVANHPASLTDVLVLGAAVPRRLHFVAYSGLFAHPLLGFALRLAGTVPVYRHEDAAEQMHRNVEMFAECNRLLREGGAVLIFPEGTSRSDRKVERLKTGAARMALAYEFAPEGAGDLVLLPIGLHFEERTAFRSDVLVTAGVPIPLADLREPNARDPAAAVRELTDRIQGSLEKLILNVPSAELAQLVRDIERLYLDDLREATPGAAELTLARGIADAIEFFRRNDPVRLHRIWVEVTAYRRKLAALDLRDQAVRELGGSRATAPRLVATFLVGAPFALAGALLNWLPYRLCGPIGQLFAPDPTRVAFARIVCGVVLFPLAYAGVALALRHGAHWGLVPIAALLAASIPLGLASLGWFGWLRRERHRLRLTFLLSSNRPLVARLRLERRRIVRMLDAARKDYQAGLAVAGEGSTGK
- a CDS encoding DMT family transporter → MPFLLAFASSLLYGSADFLGGWASRRGPVLAVTAASQAIGLLALLAAALAAGGALRPEAGGWAVAAGVSGSVGVLLLYRALAVGTVSTVAPVISMIAIFLPVAFGLLAGERPGPAALTGIALGVLAVALIGAGERGGGTRAFPTPAALATAVASGLFVGGFLVCIGRIPAGSGLWPLALARAVGTVALSLALLARRGEARVPRGLWPAIAGCGAFDVTANLLYWLAARHGPRSLMATLVSLAPASTVVLARLVMHERLAKLQQAGVALALVAIALLAQGMP
- a CDS encoding polysaccharide deacetylase family protein → MNLVHSPWLARWFGSDVRCRFEHVEGRFALTFDDGPSPTATPRLLDVLARHGASATFFVLEPHARRHAAIVRRAHEAGHELGVHARDHLPPALMPRALLRRQIEETAGAIEDACGERAVSYRAPFGMLRRSQARWVRSLGYFPVLGDVYPEDPHVNDAARIAGETLRRLRAGSIVILHDASVFGDASRSPTLEAVDLILDAAARMGLRAVSVRELREAPGPAG
- a CDS encoding MBL fold metallo-hydrolase: MPASSAPRPMFRDAAVIVLVRGRGSGLEVFWVRRGDAVPVQPGFQAFIGGKVDGADAELPLPGVADEAERAARACAIRETLEETGVLVGVHGAADAGARAAARARLLAGGVSLAAIAREHGWSFDPAELEFAGRWRTPVFAPVRFDTLYYLARVPEGQEPEILPGELAQGEWVRPADALARWERGEVTFVAPILWSLRAIAAGEDGLAARLAEGPEVTGRPVRRIEMQHGVVMHPMRTRPLPPARHTNAYLIGVRDLTLVDPGAGEPAELEALFALAGMLEREGRRVTTVIVTHHHPDHTGGVEACRERFGARVAGHAALAPHVKLDTVLADGDLVRLSPGDPAWDLHVLATPGHTRDSLSLWRPASRALFCGDLVPGGPGSVIIDPPDGDMGQYLASLERLAALNPGTLFPAHGSPQGAAVRRIRQLIEHRRGREAKVRAALRPAPRAIAELLPEAYADTPPDLWPLAERSLLAHLQLLEREGRAAREGDLWRGAGEA